Proteins co-encoded in one Klebsiella michiganensis genomic window:
- a CDS encoding signal peptidase I (catalyzes the cleavage of the amino-terminal leader peptide from secretory proteins) codes for MANMFALILVVATLVTGILWCLDKFIFAPKRREKQAAAQAATGDALDKKTLKKVGPKPGWLETGASVFPVLAIVLVVRSFIYEPFQIPSGSMMPTLLIGDFILVEKFAYGIKDPIYQKTLIETGHPKRGDIAVFKYPEDPRLDYIKRVVGLPGDRVSYDPQSKEVTVQPNCSSGQACDNALPITYSNVEASDFVQTFARRNGSEATSGFFQLPKDQTREDGVRLSERKETLGNVTHNILTVPIAQDQVGMYYQQSGLPLATWIVPPGHYFMMGDNRDNSADSRYWGFVPEQNLVGKATAIWMSFEKQEGEWPTGVRLSRIGGIH; via the coding sequence ATGGCGAATATGTTTGCTTTGATCCTCGTGGTAGCCACGCTGGTGACGGGCATTTTGTGGTGTCTGGACAAGTTTATCTTTGCACCAAAACGTCGTGAAAAACAGGCGGCAGCGCAGGCTGCCACCGGTGACGCACTGGACAAAAAGACGCTGAAAAAAGTGGGCCCTAAACCGGGCTGGCTGGAAACCGGCGCGTCCGTGTTCCCGGTTCTGGCGATTGTGCTGGTGGTGCGCTCATTTATTTATGAGCCTTTCCAGATCCCTTCCGGTTCGATGATGCCAACGCTGTTAATCGGTGATTTTATTCTGGTAGAGAAGTTTGCCTACGGCATTAAAGATCCGATTTATCAGAAAACCTTAATTGAAACCGGGCACCCTAAACGCGGCGATATTGCGGTATTTAAATACCCTGAAGATCCACGCCTGGACTATATTAAGCGCGTTGTAGGGCTGCCGGGCGACCGGGTGAGTTACGATCCACAGTCGAAAGAAGTTACCGTTCAGCCTAATTGCAGTTCCGGTCAGGCCTGCGACAACGCCCTGCCAATCACTTATTCCAACGTGGAAGCCAGTGATTTTGTGCAGACGTTCGCCCGCCGCAACGGCAGCGAGGCCACTTCCGGTTTCTTCCAGTTGCCTAAAGATCAGACCCGCGAAGACGGAGTTCGCCTGAGCGAGCGTAAAGAAACGCTGGGTAACGTCACCCATAACATTCTGACGGTGCCTATTGCTCAGGATCAGGTGGGAATGTACTACCAGCAGTCTGGTTTGCCGCTGGCGACATGGATTGTTCCGCCGGGTCACTATTTTATGATGGGTGATAACCGTGACAATAGCGCAGACAGCCGCTATTGGGGCTTTGTTCCGGAGCAAAATCTGGTCGGTAAAGCGACAGCGATTTGGATGAGTTTCGAGAAACAAGAAGGTGAATGGCCAACGGGTGTTCGTTTGAGCCGAATTGGTGGCATTCATTAA
- a CDS encoding tRNA (adenine-N6)-methyltransferase, which translates to MSDQKAVLRRDGFTFKQFFVAHDRCAMKVGTDGTLLGAWVPVVNVKSVLDIGTGSGLLALMLAQRTADDVTIEAVELDPVAAEQAAENAKGCRWASRISVHCADIREWAQQATQRYSLIVSNPPFFEQGSNCASAERAQARYTTTLDHQALLSSAEQLITEDGFFCVIMPETAGTAFSELAKSQGWHVRYRTDVADNETRLPHRVMLALSPTNGEYYSDRLVIRGPDQTYSEGYCSLTQDFYLFM; encoded by the coding sequence ATGTCGGATCAAAAAGCGGTATTACGTCGGGATGGTTTCACCTTCAAACAGTTCTTTGTGGCCCACGATCGCTGCGCAATGAAGGTGGGGACTGATGGGACGCTGCTCGGTGCATGGGTGCCGGTGGTGAACGTTAAAAGCGTTCTGGATATTGGCACCGGCAGCGGTTTGCTGGCGCTGATGCTCGCCCAGAGAACCGCTGATGACGTCACGATTGAAGCCGTGGAGCTGGATCCGGTTGCCGCAGAACAGGCGGCAGAAAACGCCAAAGGCTGTCGCTGGGCTTCGCGTATTAGCGTTCACTGTGCGGATATTCGTGAGTGGGCGCAGCAGGCAACTCAGCGCTACTCCCTGATTGTCAGTAACCCCCCTTTCTTTGAGCAAGGCAGTAACTGTGCATCGGCAGAGCGCGCTCAGGCTCGCTATACCACGACGCTCGATCATCAGGCCTTGCTCAGCAGTGCTGAGCAACTGATCACTGAAGACGGTTTCTTCTGTGTGATTATGCCGGAAACTGCCGGGACGGCATTCAGCGAACTGGCGAAATCTCAGGGCTGGCATGTTCGTTACCGTACCGATGTGGCCGACAATGAAACTCGTCTGCCGCATCGGGTTATGCTCGCGCTTTCCCCAACCAACGGGGAATACTACAGCGACCGCCTGGTTATCCGTGGGCCAGACCAAACCTACTCTGAAGGCTATTGTAGTCTGACCCAGGATTTCTACCTGTTTATGTAG
- a CDS encoding elongation factor 4: MKNIRNFSIIAHIDHGKSTLSDRIIQICGGLSDREMAAQVLDSMDLERERGITIKAQSVTLDYKASDGETYQLNFIDTPGHVDFSYEVSRSLAACEGALLVVDAGQGVEAQTLANCYTAMEMDLEVVPVLNKIDLPAADPERVAEEIEDIVGIDATDAVRCSAKTGVGVPDVLERLVRDIPAPEGDPDAPLQALIIDSWFDNYLGVVSLIRVKNGTLRKGDKVKVMSTGQVYNADRLGIFTPKQIDRTELKCGEVGWLVCAIKDILGAPVGDTLTLSRNPADKALPGFKKVKPQVYAGLFPVSSDDYENFRDALGKLSLNDASLFYEPESSTALGFGFRCGFLGLLHMEIIQERLEREYDLDLITTAPTVVYEVQTTSKEIVYVDSPSKLPPLNNIEELREPIAECHMLLPQEFLGNVITLCIEKRGVQTNMVYHGNQVALTYEIPMAEVVLDFFDRLKSTSRGYASLDYNFKRFQASNMVRVDVLINGDRVDALALITHNDNAPYRGRELVEKMKDLIPRQQFDIAIQAAIGNHIIARSTVKQLRKNVLAKCYGGDVSRKKKLLQKQKDGKKRMKQVGNVELPQEAFLAILHVGKDSK; this comes from the coding sequence ATGAAGAATATACGTAACTTTTCTATTATTGCCCACATCGACCACGGTAAATCGACGCTGTCTGACCGTATCATCCAGATTTGCGGCGGCCTGTCCGACCGTGAAATGGCCGCGCAGGTCCTCGACTCCATGGATCTGGAACGCGAACGTGGTATTACCATCAAAGCGCAGAGCGTTACCCTCGACTACAAAGCCAGCGACGGTGAAACTTATCAGCTGAACTTCATCGATACCCCTGGGCACGTTGACTTCTCTTATGAAGTGTCCCGCTCGCTCGCCGCTTGTGAAGGGGCGCTGCTGGTGGTGGATGCCGGGCAGGGCGTTGAGGCTCAAACTCTGGCAAACTGCTACACGGCGATGGAAATGGACCTGGAAGTGGTTCCGGTTCTGAACAAGATTGACCTGCCGGCGGCCGATCCTGAGCGCGTGGCGGAAGAGATTGAAGACATCGTGGGCATCGATGCCACCGATGCGGTACGTTGCTCGGCGAAAACCGGCGTGGGTGTACCGGATGTATTAGAGCGTCTGGTGCGCGATATCCCTGCGCCGGAAGGCGATCCTGATGCACCGCTGCAGGCGCTAATCATCGACTCCTGGTTCGATAACTACTTGGGCGTTGTTTCCCTGATCCGTGTGAAAAACGGTACCCTGCGCAAAGGTGACAAAGTTAAAGTCATGAGCACCGGCCAGGTATACAACGCCGACCGCCTTGGCATCTTTACGCCGAAGCAGATTGACCGTACCGAACTGAAATGCGGCGAAGTAGGCTGGCTGGTTTGTGCAATCAAAGACATCCTGGGCGCCCCGGTGGGCGATACCCTGACGCTATCCCGTAACCCGGCGGACAAAGCGCTGCCTGGCTTCAAAAAAGTGAAGCCGCAGGTTTATGCCGGCCTGTTCCCGGTCAGCTCAGACGACTACGAAAACTTCCGTGATGCGCTCGGCAAGCTGAGCCTGAACGACGCCTCTTTGTTCTACGAGCCAGAAAGCTCAACGGCGCTGGGCTTCGGCTTCCGCTGTGGCTTCCTGGGTCTGCTGCACATGGAGATCATCCAGGAGCGTCTGGAGCGTGAATACGATCTCGATCTGATCACTACTGCACCAACCGTAGTTTACGAAGTGCAAACGACGAGCAAAGAGATCGTCTACGTTGACAGCCCGTCTAAGCTGCCGCCGCTGAACAACATCGAAGAGCTGCGCGAGCCGATTGCGGAATGTCACATGCTGCTGCCGCAGGAGTTCCTCGGGAACGTAATTACGCTGTGTATCGAAAAACGCGGCGTGCAAACCAACATGGTTTATCACGGCAATCAGGTTGCGCTGACCTATGAAATCCCAATGGCGGAAGTGGTGCTCGACTTCTTCGACCGTCTGAAATCCACTTCCCGCGGCTACGCGTCGCTGGATTACAATTTCAAACGTTTCCAGGCTTCCAACATGGTGCGCGTTGATGTACTGATTAATGGCGATCGCGTTGATGCGCTGGCGCTTATCACACACAACGACAACGCGCCTTACCGTGGCCGTGAGCTGGTGGAGAAAATGAAGGATCTGATTCCTCGCCAACAGTTTGATATCGCGATTCAGGCTGCCATCGGCAACCACATCATCGCGCGTTCGACGGTGAAACAGCTGCGTAAAAACGTTCTGGCTAAGTGCTACGGTGGTGACGTCAGCCGTAAGAAAAAGCTGCTGCAGAAACAGAAAGACGGTAAGAAACGCATGAAGCAGGTTGGCAACGTCGAACTGCCTCAGGAAGCATTCCTGGCCATACTGCACGTCGGCAAAGACAGCAAATAA
- the rseB gene encoding anti-sigma E factor (periplasmic protein; interacts with the C-terminal domain of RseA and stimulates RseA binding to sigmaE via the cytoplasmic RseA N-terminal domain which then sequesters sigmaE in the membrane thereby preventing sigmaE associated with core RNAP): protein MKQLWCALSLVAGSLLFTSNASADTVSSGALLQQMNQASQSLNYELAFINISKQGIESLSYRHARLDNRPLAQFLQMDGPRREVVQRGNEISYFEPGLEPFTLTGDYIVDSLPSIVYTDFKRLTPYYDFISVGRTRIADRLCEVIRVVARDGTRYNYIVWIDTETKLPLRVDLLDRDGETLEQFRVVSFSVDNQASGLMQNLAKATLPPLLSVPGAEKAQFTWAPTWLPQGFNEVSSSRRPLPTVGVPIESRLYSDGLFSFSVNISQAPSQGSNGEQLVRTGRRTISTEIRDKTEITVVGELPPQTAKRIGDSVKFNGATQ, encoded by the coding sequence ATGAAGCAACTTTGGTGTGCCCTGTCTCTCGTGGCAGGCAGCCTGTTGTTCACCTCCAACGCCTCGGCGGACACTGTTTCGTCCGGGGCGTTGTTGCAGCAGATGAACCAGGCAAGTCAGTCACTCAACTACGAGCTGGCGTTTATCAATATCAGCAAACAAGGGATTGAGTCTCTTAGTTATCGTCATGCACGTCTTGATAATCGCCCGCTTGCGCAATTCCTGCAAATGGACGGCCCGCGCCGCGAAGTCGTTCAGCGCGGCAATGAAATCAGCTACTTTGAACCTGGACTTGAGCCCTTCACGCTCACCGGGGATTACATCGTCGATTCTCTGCCTTCCATCGTCTACACCGACTTTAAACGCCTGACGCCGTACTACGACTTTATTTCCGTCGGGCGGACGCGTATTGCCGACAGATTATGCGAAGTGATTCGCGTCGTCGCTCGGGATGGAACTCGCTACAACTACATTGTCTGGATCGACACCGAAACCAAGCTGCCACTGCGCGTTGATTTACTGGATCGCGATGGTGAAACGCTTGAACAGTTCCGGGTTGTTTCTTTTTCAGTCGACAATCAGGCGAGCGGTCTGATGCAGAATTTAGCAAAGGCGACATTACCTCCGCTGCTGTCCGTACCTGGTGCGGAAAAGGCTCAATTTACGTGGGCGCCTACATGGCTACCTCAAGGTTTTAACGAGGTCTCCAGCAGCCGCCGGCCTCTGCCAACCGTGGGCGTGCCCATCGAATCCCGCCTTTATTCTGACGGGCTATTTAGCTTCTCGGTGAATATCAGCCAGGCGCCGTCTCAGGGAAGTAATGGCGAGCAGCTGGTGCGTACCGGTCGTCGGACTATCAGCACAGAAATTCGCGATAAAACCGAAATTACCGTTGTGGGTGAGTTGCCGCCACAAACGGCGAAACGCATTGGTGATAGCGTGAAGTTCAACGGAGCGACACAATGA
- a CDS encoding SoxR reducing system protein RseC (involved in the reduction of the SoxR iron-sulfur cluster) codes for MIKEWATVVSWQNGEALLHCDVKASCNSCASRSGCGTRVLNKLGPQTSHLLSVPSEQPLEVGQKVELGIAESSLLGSALLVYMSPLVGLFVCSGLFQTLFGTNLAAMCGALLGGVGGFLLARGFSQYFSRRESWQPVILSVALSPDALRVDTSTPPAENQ; via the coding sequence ATGATCAAAGAGTGGGCGACAGTCGTCTCCTGGCAAAACGGTGAAGCGCTGCTGCACTGTGATGTTAAAGCCTCTTGTAACAGCTGCGCTTCGCGGTCTGGATGTGGCACCCGTGTATTGAACAAACTGGGGCCGCAGACCAGCCATTTGCTGTCTGTTCCAAGCGAGCAGCCGCTGGAGGTTGGGCAGAAAGTGGAACTGGGCATTGCGGAAAGCAGTCTGTTAGGATCTGCACTGCTGGTGTACATGTCGCCGTTGGTGGGGCTCTTTGTGTGCTCAGGTCTGTTCCAGACGCTGTTTGGTACCAACCTGGCCGCCATGTGCGGTGCCTTGCTCGGTGGCGTGGGAGGCTTTCTGCTTGCTCGCGGATTTTCCCAGTATTTCAGCCGCCGAGAGAGCTGGCAGCCGGTGATCCTTAGCGTTGCGCTTAGCCCGGATGCACTGCGTGTCGATACGTCCACGCCGCCGGCTGAAAATCAATAA
- a CDS encoding anti-RNA polymerase sigma factor SigE: MQKEQLSALMDGESLDNELLNRLSNDSELQQRWESYHLIRDTMRGDTSEVLHFDISANVMAAIANEPVRNVAPLITESQPQPQQWQKMPFWHKVRPWASQLTQMGVAACVSLAVIVGVQHYNGQSDSTAQPEAPVFNTLPMMGKASPVSLGVPSDATASNGNSSQQVQEQRRRINAMLQDYELQRRLHSEQLQFEQAQTQQAAVQVPGNQTLGTQSQ; the protein is encoded by the coding sequence ATGCAGAAAGAACAACTTTCCGCTTTAATGGATGGCGAATCTCTCGATAACGAGCTGCTCAATCGTCTGTCAAACGACAGCGAATTGCAGCAACGCTGGGAGAGTTACCATCTTATCCGCGACACGATGCGCGGAGATACCAGCGAAGTGCTCCATTTTGATATTTCTGCCAACGTGATGGCGGCTATCGCGAATGAGCCTGTGCGCAACGTCGCGCCGCTCATTACCGAATCACAGCCGCAGCCTCAGCAATGGCAGAAAATGCCGTTCTGGCACAAGGTGCGTCCGTGGGCAAGCCAACTGACCCAAATGGGCGTTGCTGCGTGCGTATCGCTTGCGGTTATCGTGGGCGTGCAGCACTATAATGGCCAGTCTGACAGCACCGCACAGCCAGAAGCGCCAGTGTTTAACACCCTGCCGATGATGGGCAAAGCCAGTCCGGTAAGCCTTGGCGTACCGTCTGACGCTACGGCTAGCAACGGCAACAGCAGTCAGCAGGTACAGGAACAGCGTCGTCGTATTAACGCTATGCTGCAGGATTATGAATTGCAGCGTCGTTTACACTCCGAGCAGCTCCAGTTTGAACAGGCGCAAACCCAGCAGGCCGCTGTGCAAGTGCCAGGAAACCAAACTTTAGGAACGCAATCGCAGTAA
- the rnc gene encoding ribonuclease III (cytoplasmic enzyme involved in processing rRNA and some mRNAs; substrates typically have dsRNA regions; forms a homodimer; have N-terminal nuclease and C-terminal RNA-binding domains; requires magnesium as preferred ion for activity), whose protein sequence is MNPIVINRLQRKLGYTFQHQDLLQQALTHRSASSKHNERLEFLGDSILSYVIANALYHRFPRVDEGDMSRMRATLVRGNTLAEIAREFELGECLRLGPGELKSGGFRRESILADTVEALIGGVFLDSDIQNVERLILSWYQTRLDEISPGDKQKDPKTRLQEYLQGRHLPLPSYLVVQVRGEAHDQEFTIHCQVSGLPEPVVGTGSSRRKAEQAAAEQALKKLELE, encoded by the coding sequence ATGAATCCCATCGTAATAAATAGGCTGCAGCGTAAGCTGGGCTACACTTTTCAACATCAGGATCTGTTGCAACAGGCATTAACCCATCGTAGTGCCAGCAGCAAACACAACGAGCGTCTTGAGTTTTTGGGTGACTCTATTCTCAGTTATGTCATCGCTAATGCGCTGTATCACCGTTTTCCTCGCGTAGACGAGGGGGACATGAGCCGCATGCGCGCGACGCTGGTGCGCGGCAATACGCTGGCAGAAATCGCGCGCGAGTTCGAACTGGGTGAGTGTCTGCGTCTTGGGCCGGGTGAACTGAAAAGTGGCGGCTTCCGTCGGGAGTCGATTCTTGCTGATACCGTGGAAGCGTTGATCGGTGGCGTCTTCCTCGACAGCGACATTCAGAACGTTGAGCGTCTGATTCTCTCGTGGTATCAGACCCGTCTCGACGAAATCAGTCCAGGCGACAAGCAAAAAGATCCGAAAACGCGTCTGCAGGAGTACCTGCAGGGTCGCCATCTGCCGCTGCCGTCGTATCTGGTGGTGCAGGTGCGCGGTGAAGCGCACGATCAAGAATTTACCATTCACTGTCAGGTGAGTGGCCTGCCTGAGCCTGTCGTAGGGACAGGCTCAAGCCGCCGTAAAGCGGAACAGGCTGCGGCTGAGCAGGCGCTGAAAAAGCTGGAGCTGGAATGA
- a CDS encoding L-aspartate oxidase (catalyzes the formation of oxaloacetate from L-aspartate) — MNTNSDLICDVLIVGSGAAGLSLALRLAQTSKVIVLSKGPVNEGSTFYAQGGIAAVFDETDSVASHIDDTLIAGAGICDRDAVEFVASNAKPCVQWLIDQGVMFDTHTLANGEESYHLTREGGHSHRRILHSADATGKEVETTLVGKALNDPNIRVIERSNAVDLIISDKIGLPGTRRVVGAWVWNRNLEKVETCRAKSVVLATGGASKVYQYTTNPDIASGDGIAMAWRAGCRVANLEFNQFHPTALFHPQARNFLLTEALRGEGAYLKRPDGSRFMPEFDERAELAPRDIVARAIDHEMKRLGADCMYLDISHKPEAFVRQHFPTIYEKLLGLGIDLTQDPVPVVPAAHYTCGGVMVDEHGRTDVDGLYAIGEVTYTGLHGANRMASNSLLECLVYGWSAAEDILKRLPYARESKNLPDWDDSRVDNPDEQVVIQHNWHELRLFMWDYVGIVRTTRRLERALRRITMLQQEIDEYYANFRVSNNLLELRNLVQVAELIVRCAMQRKESRGLHYTLDYPDQLAESGPSVLSPLYINR, encoded by the coding sequence ATGAACACGAATAGCGATCTGATCTGTGACGTATTAATTGTCGGTAGCGGCGCTGCCGGCCTTTCTCTCGCGCTGCGTCTGGCTCAAACCAGCAAGGTTATTGTGCTAAGCAAGGGCCCGGTTAACGAGGGGTCAACCTTTTATGCACAGGGAGGGATTGCCGCCGTTTTCGACGAAACCGACAGTGTCGCGTCCCACATTGACGATACGCTGATTGCCGGTGCAGGGATTTGCGATCGTGACGCGGTAGAATTTGTGGCCAGTAATGCAAAGCCCTGCGTCCAGTGGCTGATTGATCAAGGCGTCATGTTCGACACCCACACGTTGGCGAATGGAGAAGAGAGCTACCATTTGACGCGTGAAGGCGGACATAGCCATCGCCGAATTCTTCATTCGGCAGATGCCACCGGGAAAGAAGTGGAAACCACGCTAGTGGGTAAAGCCCTCAATGACCCCAACATTCGGGTTATCGAACGCAGCAACGCCGTTGATTTAATTATCTCAGACAAGATTGGTCTGCCGGGCACGAGGCGCGTCGTCGGTGCCTGGGTCTGGAACCGGAATCTTGAAAAGGTCGAAACCTGCCGTGCTAAATCCGTCGTTTTAGCCACCGGTGGTGCGTCAAAAGTCTATCAATACACGACCAACCCGGACATCGCCTCCGGCGACGGTATCGCTATGGCATGGCGTGCAGGCTGCCGGGTTGCCAACCTTGAGTTCAACCAGTTTCACCCGACGGCGCTGTTTCATCCTCAGGCCCGAAACTTCTTGCTCACTGAAGCATTACGCGGTGAAGGGGCCTACCTGAAACGCCCGGATGGTTCGCGCTTTATGCCGGAGTTTGATGAGCGCGCCGAACTTGCCCCGCGCGATATTGTCGCCAGAGCTATCGATCACGAAATGAAGCGCCTGGGCGCAGACTGTATGTATCTGGATATCAGCCATAAGCCAGAAGCGTTTGTCCGCCAGCACTTCCCTACTATTTATGAAAAACTGCTTGGGCTAGGCATCGATTTAACCCAAGATCCGGTTCCCGTGGTGCCTGCCGCACATTATACCTGCGGTGGTGTGATGGTTGATGAGCATGGGCGCACCGACGTTGACGGGCTGTATGCCATTGGTGAAGTGACCTATACCGGCCTGCACGGCGCTAACCGAATGGCGTCGAATTCTCTGCTTGAATGCCTGGTTTATGGCTGGTCTGCGGCGGAAGATATTCTGAAGCGCCTGCCGTATGCGCGTGAAAGCAAAAATTTGCCCGACTGGGATGACAGCCGTGTGGATAATCCGGACGAACAGGTTGTTATCCAGCACAACTGGCATGAGCTGCGGCTCTTTATGTGGGACTACGTCGGCATCGTTCGCACCACGCGCCGGCTGGAGCGGGCGCTGCGCAGAATTACCATGCTGCAGCAAGAGATTGATGAGTACTATGCTAATTTCCGCGTATCAAACAATCTGCTTGAACTGAGAAACCTGGTGCAGGTTGCCGAACTCATTGTGCGCTGCGCCATGCAGCGTAAAGAGAGCCGGGGCCTGCACTACACGCTGGATTATCCGGATCAGCTCGCTGAATCCGGCCCGAGCGTACTTTCCCCTCTCTACATAAACAGGTAG
- a CDS encoding GTP-binding protein Era: MSEEKTYCGFAAIVGRPNVGKSTLLNQLLGQKVSITSRKAQTTRHRIMGIHTEGPYQAIYVDTPGLHMEEKRAINRLMNRAASSSIGDVELVIFVVEGTRWTPDDEMVLNKLRDSRAPVILAVNKVDNVQDKTVLLPHLQFLGSQMNFLDIVPISAETGMNVDTIAEIVRKHLPEAIHHFPEEYITDRSQRFMASEIIREKLMRFLGAELPYSVTVEIEQFVTNERGGYDINGLILVEREGQKKMVIGNKGAKIKTIGIEARKDMEEMFEAKVHLELWVKVKSGWADDERALRSLGYTDDLS; this comes from the coding sequence ATGAGCGAAGAAAAAACGTATTGCGGCTTCGCGGCCATTGTTGGTCGCCCGAACGTCGGCAAATCCACGCTGCTGAATCAGCTGCTTGGGCAAAAAGTCTCGATTACCTCGCGTAAGGCGCAAACCACGCGCCACCGCATCATGGGCATCCATACCGAAGGGCCGTATCAGGCGATTTACGTCGATACCCCAGGGCTGCACATGGAAGAAAAACGCGCGATTAACCGCCTGATGAACCGAGCGGCGAGCAGTTCCATCGGCGACGTTGAGCTGGTTATCTTCGTCGTTGAAGGCACCCGCTGGACGCCGGATGACGAAATGGTGCTGAACAAGCTGCGCGACAGTCGTGCGCCGGTAATTCTGGCCGTCAACAAAGTTGACAACGTTCAGGATAAAACCGTTTTGCTGCCTCACCTGCAGTTCCTCGGCAGCCAGATGAATTTCCTCGATATCGTGCCTATCTCGGCGGAAACCGGAATGAACGTCGATACCATCGCGGAAATCGTCCGTAAGCACCTGCCGGAAGCTATCCACCACTTCCCGGAAGAGTACATTACCGACCGCTCCCAGCGCTTTATGGCGTCAGAGATCATTCGTGAAAAGCTGATGCGCTTCCTGGGCGCCGAACTGCCTTACTCCGTGACCGTGGAGATCGAGCAGTTTGTGACCAACGAACGCGGCGGCTACGACATTAACGGGCTGATCCTCGTTGAGCGCGAAGGGCAGAAGAAAATGGTGATTGGCAACAAAGGGGCCAAAATCAAAACCATCGGTATCGAAGCCCGTAAAGACATGGAAGAGATGTTCGAAGCCAAGGTTCACCTCGAACTTTGGGTTAAGGTGAAATCC
- a CDS encoding RNA polymerase sigma factor RpoE (Member of the extracytoplasmic function sigma factors which are active under specific conditions; binds with the catalytic core of RNA polymerase to produce the holoenzyme and directs bacterial core RNA polymerase to specific promoter elements to initiate transcription; this sigma factor is involved in heat shock and oxidative stress response) → MSEQLTDQVLVERVQKGDQKSFNLLVVRYQHKVASLVSRYVPSGDVPDVVQESFIKAYRALDSFRGDSAFYTWLYRIAVNTAKNYLVAQGRRPPSSDVDAIDAENYESGSALKEISNPENLMLSEELRQIVFRTIESLPEDLRMAITLRELDGLSYEEIAAIMDCPVGTVRSRIFRAREAIDNKVQPLIRR, encoded by the coding sequence ATGAGCGAGCAGTTAACGGATCAGGTCCTCGTCGAACGGGTCCAAAAGGGAGATCAGAAATCATTTAACCTACTGGTGGTGCGCTACCAGCACAAGGTTGCGAGCCTGGTTTCCCGCTATGTGCCTTCGGGAGATGTTCCCGATGTGGTGCAGGAATCTTTTATTAAAGCGTATCGCGCGCTGGATTCATTCCGTGGCGATAGTGCGTTTTATACGTGGCTGTATCGCATTGCGGTCAACACGGCTAAAAATTATCTGGTAGCTCAGGGACGCCGTCCTCCATCAAGTGATGTGGACGCCATTGACGCTGAAAACTACGAAAGTGGCAGCGCATTGAAAGAAATTTCGAACCCTGAGAACTTAATGTTGTCTGAGGAACTGAGACAAATAGTTTTCCGTACTATTGAGTCGCTCCCGGAAGATTTACGCATGGCAATTACGTTGCGGGAGCTGGATGGCCTGAGCTATGAAGAAATAGCTGCCATCATGGATTGCCCGGTAGGTACTGTGCGTTCTCGTATTTTCCGCGCAAGGGAAGCTATTGATAATAAAGTTCAACCGCTTATCAGGCGTTGA